From the Paenibacillus tianjinensis genome, the window TGGCGAGCCGAACCCCATCAAGCCTATTATCCTGGGATTCTCCCAGCTTGGCTCAGAGAGTACCTGGCGGGAGGCGAATACGGCCTCCATCAAGGAGGCAGCCAAGGAAGCTGGAATAACGCTGCTCCTCACGAATGCGGAACAGGATCAGAACAAACAGTTTGAAGCGATCCGCTCTTTCATCCGCAGGGATGTGGATATGATCGCTATTGCGCCTGTAGTACAGACAGGCTGGGAGGGCATTCTTGAGGAAACCAGGGAGGCTGGTATACCTGTCATTATTTTGGACCGGTCAGTGAACGTGGAGGATGGCTCACTCTATATCACCTTTATCGGATCTGACTTTTATGACGAAGGTGTGAAAGCAGCCAAATATATGATTGACCGGATGCGCCATCACTCCGGTATTATTCGTATTGCTGAGCTGCAGGGAACGGTGGGATCAACCCCGTCTATCGATCGTGGATTAGGTTTCCGGAAGATACTTGAGGGCAAAAAAAACTTCCAAATTACACAGACGAAACCGGCAGACTTCACCCGGAGCGGCGGACGGAAGGTCATGAGGGAGTTTTTAAAGCAGCCTAAAGATAAATTGCCCCAGGTGCTGTTCGCCCACAATGATGATATGGCAATAGGTGCAGTAGATGCGATCAAAGAGGCTGGTTTAAAGCCGGGCAGCGATATCATCATCATCTCTGTAGACGGCACCCGGCGTGCATTCGAGCAGATGGTTGACGGGAATATTAATGCCGTTGTGGAATGCAATCCGCTGCTGGGCCCGCTGCTGATGCAGGCTGTCAAAGAAATCATGGCCGGGAGAACCCTGCCCAAAAGGATGGTCACACCTGAGGATATTTTTACACAGGAACTGGCCGCTAAAGAAGTGGAGTACCGTAAATATTAGGAGAAGCCGTCCTGATGTAGTTTACGCAACCTACCGGCAATGCCGTGTATAGCTCCAGCCTCCGGCAGCTGTACATTCACCTATCTGCCCGCTGTACTCTTCGGAATATCATGAAAATCTGGTTACTAAAAAATTTAAATTTAGTTATTGACTAATCACTAACGTGCTGGTATGATTTGATCAGGTTAGTGATTGGTCAATAACATAAAACGAAATGAGGGTAACGAAAATGAAAAAAGCGATTGTAATTGGAGCAACGGGCGGAACGGGAGCAGCGATCACGGAAGAACTGGTGAAACGGGGGATAAGTACCATTGCTTTTGGGCGATCAAGTCAGAAGTTGGAACGGTTCGCGGCAACACTTGGAAATCCTGCGCATTTGACGCTTGCTGTTGGAGACGCCATGAACCCTGATGACATTGTAGCTCAAGCAGGTGACGCAGATGTATTATTCCATTGCGCGAACGTACCTTATCACGAAATGGTAAGCAAGCTGATCCCGCTGGGTGAATCCGTGATGGAGGCGGCGGAACGACTGGCGATCAAAGTTGTAGCGATTGACGGGATCTATCCATACGGGAGAAAACAGATGGATCTTGTCACAGAAGAACATCCCAAGCAGCCTCATACGAAAAAAGGAAAAATCCGCCTGGACTATGAACGGATGTTGTTCAGCATGCGGTGGAGTAAGGCGAAAGTCATGATTGTCCGCTTGCCCGATTATTATGGACCTACGGCTAATGAAGCTTCGTATTTAGGTTCTACTCTGGAAGCAATCGCTGCCGGGAAGATGGCCTTTTTCGTGGGGAACATGAAGGTTCCCCGTGAATTCGTCTATTTACCAGATGCGGCGGCGATGATTACCAACCTAGCAGGCAAAGACTTCGCTTACGGGCAGAACTGGAATATCCCGGGAGCCGGGCTCATATCGGGCCGGGAGATCGTACGGATTGCCCAAGCGGCAAGCGGCAAGGTGAAACCGGTCATTCCAATGAAAAAGTTAGGTTTATCCTTGCTGGGCATGTTTGTACCCGTCATGAAGGAAGTGGTTGAGATGCTGTATTTAACTGAGGATCCTCTGACACTTAGCGGAGACAAATACAAACGGTTAATCGGACCTGTCACCGTAACACCGTTCCAGGAGGGCATTTCTTCGACGGTTTTGGCATTACAAGACAGGGTGTAGTTATTGATTGATTACTCACAAATTCGAAATATAAAATAAAATCCTTAAAGGAGAGTTGCCTTATGAGTACCGTTAATCAAAGTCCGGCTGTTCTACATGTATTTCCGCTTCGCTGGTGGGCACTTAACTGTCGCTGGAATAGGCAGCGCTGCTGGCGTCCTGTTAGGCGGGGTATTAACTTCATCGTTTGGCTGGCCTGCAGTATTTTACGTAAACGTGCCTATCGGGCTTATCGTCATAGCCACTATTCCATTTCTGGTTTCCAAAGATACTGCGGGGGGAACGCGCAAGCTTGGATATGCCGGGTGCCATTACGGTTACAGCAGGAATCGTAACCCTTGTTGCAGCGCTCTCCCAGATCGAGCAAGGCGGTTGGACATCACCTGTAACCTTAGGATTGGCAGGTTTTTCATTGGTATCTCTTATTGCATTCATCATTATAGAAAAAGGTGTTTAGCCTTGAAGAAGGTACCGCCCTGCCAGCGAAATTATGATATAATGACCTCGTTGTTTGTGAAAAGCAGAACTATACTATGAACATAGGACGGGCCATATGAAGAGGTATTTGATTAAGGTAGATATAACACGTTTGATCATTATGATTATCGGCAATGTATTTCTGGGCATGGGAATCAGTATCTTTAAGCTGTCTGGCCTGGG encodes:
- a CDS encoding ABC transporter substrate-binding protein is translated as MKLLKWCLILGLLLMSGCFNGSGEPSQPAAPLAVSPLITDFEPPGEPNPIKPIILGFSQLGSESTWREANTASIKEAAKEAGITLLLTNAEQDQNKQFEAIRSFIRRDVDMIAIAPVVQTGWEGILEETREAGIPVIILDRSVNVEDGSLYITFIGSDFYDEGVKAAKYMIDRMRHHSGIIRIAELQGTVGSTPSIDRGLGFRKILEGKKNFQITQTKPADFTRSGGRKVMREFLKQPKDKLPQVLFAHNDDMAIGAVDAIKEAGLKPGSDIIIISVDGTRRAFEQMVDGNINAVVECNPLLGPLLMQAVKEIMAGRTLPKRMVTPEDIFTQELAAKEVEYRKY
- a CDS encoding SDR family NAD(P)-dependent oxidoreductase — translated: MKKAIVIGATGGTGAAITEELVKRGISTIAFGRSSQKLERFAATLGNPAHLTLAVGDAMNPDDIVAQAGDADVLFHCANVPYHEMVSKLIPLGESVMEAAERLAIKVVAIDGIYPYGRKQMDLVTEEHPKQPHTKKGKIRLDYERMLFSMRWSKAKVMIVRLPDYYGPTANEASYLGSTLEAIAAGKMAFFVGNMKVPREFVYLPDAAAMITNLAGKDFAYGQNWNIPGAGLISGREIVRIAQAASGKVKPVIPMKKLGLSLLGMFVPVMKEVVEMLYLTEDPLTLSGDKYKRLIGPVTVTPFQEGISSTVLALQDRV